The Platichthys flesus chromosome 10, fPlaFle2.1, whole genome shotgun sequence genome includes a window with the following:
- the commd8 gene encoding COMM domain-containing protein 8, whose translation MVASLSRLPVPDCLKLCHKVVDGLCGREPPRRADYSATWSLEEWHELLSTLTAFFRLAVGSNSSDEEVLAGLRDVVSSHSEMLLSVVRDREEEIHRALLDRTNCISSTTLQDFDWQLKLALSSDKISSLQTPLLSLSLDLRENGDLRPVTMEMNREELNTLITSLEAANKVVLQLK comes from the exons ATGGTGGCTTCACTGAGCAGGTTACCTGTCCCGGACTGTCTGAAG CTTTGTCACAAGGTGGTGGATGGACTGTGTGGCCGAGAACCTCCTCGCCGGGCGGATTACAGCGCCACCTGGAGCCTGGAGGAGTGGCATGAGCTGCTCAGCACCTTGACTGCCTTCTTCCGTCTGGCAGTGGGGAGCAACAGCTCAGACGAAGAG GTGCTGGCTGGGCTGAGAGACGTGGTCAGCAGTCACTCTGAGATGTTGCTGAGTGTGGTtcgagacagagaggaggagatccaCCGTGCTCTTTTGGATAGAACCAACTGCATTTCCTCTACCACTCTGCAGGATTTCGACTGGCAGCTGAAG TTGGCTCTGTCCAGTGATAAGATCTCATCGCTCCAAACTCCTCTGCTCAGCCTCAGTCTGGACCTGAGAGAGAACGGAGACCTCCGGCCTGTCACCATGGAGATGAACAGAGAGGAGCTAAACACACTCATCACTTCACTCGAGGCTGCTAATAAG GTGGTGCTGCAGTTGAAGTGA